The window CTCGAAACCCCCGGTCCCTGCTCCCACGGCGCCCACGCTAGGACGTCCCGCTGACAAAGGCCCGGACGCTGTCGGCGACCATCTGCACGGCGATCGCGGAGAGCAGCAGGCCGGCGATGCGGGTCAGCAGCACGGTGCCGCTGTCCTTGAGCACCCGGTGGATCTGGCTGGCGAAGCGCAGGAACAGCCAGACGACCACGAGCACGGCGACCAGGGCCGCACCGACCGCGATGTACTCCCCCGGGCGCGAGGAGTTCTGCACGGCCAGCATCGTGGCGACGATGGCACCGGGCCCGGCGAGCAGCGGGGTGCCGAGGGGCACGAGGGCGACGTTCACCCCGGCGTCGGCGTGCTGCTCCTGCTCCGACCCGGTGAGCAGCTGCAGTGCCACGAGCAGCAGCAGGAGGCCG is drawn from Phycicoccus sp. M110.8 and contains these coding sequences:
- a CDS encoding MarC family protein; amino-acid sequence: MSSVLDPQVFGSVFVTLLVIMDPPGALPIFLALTGSLTQKQKLAAARRASLVALGVIAAFAVFGQQILNYLHISLPALQGAGGLLLLLVALQLLTGSEQEQHADAGVNVALVPLGTPLLAGPGAIVATMLAVQNSSRPGEYIAVGAALVAVLVVVWLFLRFASQIHRVLKDSGTVLLTRIAGLLLSAIAVQMVADSVRAFVSGTS